CCCGGCCGCCTCGGTGCCGTCCTCGTCGGAGTAGCCGAAGACGCCGGTGACGTCCATGCGGGCGGCGACGAGGAAGTCGCACAGGGTCTGCAGGTCGTCCTCGGTCTCGCCGGGGAAGCCGACGATGACGTTGGCGCGCACGCCGGCGAGCGGGGCGAGGGTGCGCACCTGCTCGAGCAGCCCGAGGAAGCTCTCGGGATCACCGAAGCGGCGCATCCGGCGCAGCACCGAGGCGCTGGCGTGCTGGAAGGACAGGTCGAAGTAGGGCACGACCCCCGGCGTGGAGGCGATCGCCTCGATCAGGCCGGGACGCGTCTCGGCGGGCTGGAGGTAGGACACCCGCACCCGCTCGACCCCGTCGATCCCGGCCAGCTCGGGCAGCAGGGTCTCGAGCAGGCGGAGGTCGCCGAGGTCCTTGCCGTAGGACGTGGAGTTCTCGCTGACGAGGAACAGCTCCTTGGCGCCCTGCGTGGCGAGCCACTGCCCCTCCTGCAGCACGTCGCTGGGACGGCGGCTGACGAACGAGCCGCGAAAGCTCGGGATGGCGCAGAAGGAGCAGCGCCGGTCGCAGCCGCTGGCCAGCTTGAGCGGGGCCATCGGCCCGGCGTCGAGCCGGCGACGCACGGCGCGCGGCCCCGTGGCGGGCGCACCCGCCCCGATCTCGGACACGTCGGCCGTGACCGGCTCGTGGCCCGGCACCGAGATGGCGGACGCGTCCCGGTCGACCGGCGAGATCGGCAGCAGCCGACGCCGGTCGGAGGGCGTGTGGGGGTGGTGGGTCTCGCCGCCGACGATGGCGCGCAGCTTCGACGCGATGTCGGGGTAGTCGTCGAAGCCGAGCACCGCGTCGGCCTCGGGCAGCGACTCGGCGAGGTCCTTGCCGTAGCGCTCGGCGAGGCACCCGACGGCCACCACGGCCTGCGCGCGCCCGCCGTTGCCGGCCGACGCCTTGAGGTCGGCCGCCTCGAGCAGCGTGTCGACGGAGTCCTTCTTGGCCGCCTCGACGAAGCCGCAGGTGTTGACCACGACCGTGTCGGCGTCCTCCGGGTCCTCGACCAGGAGGAACCCGCCCGCCTCGAGGCGTCCGGCCAGCTCCTCGGAGTCGACCTCGTTGCGGGCGCAGCCGAGCGTCACCACGGCGACGTTCAGCGGGGTCAGGGAAAGCTCGGTGTCAGTGGTCATCGCACCCGTGAGTATGCCGGGTCGGGCTCCCACATCCCCCATTCCGGGGTTTCCGGGCGCCGTGCGTTCCGGTAGACATTCCCCACGGTCGAGCGGAGCTGCCATGACGGACACGCAGACGGGGAACGGTGAGCTGAGGGCGGGAGCCATCGGCTTCGTGGACGCGCTCGTGATCGGGCTGGCGTCCACGTCGCCCGCCTACTCCCTGGCCGCCATCATCGGCGCGGTCACTGCGCTCGCCGGGGTGCACGCGCCCGGCATCCTGCTCGCGTCGTTCGTCCCGATGGCGCTGATCGCGGCGGCGTTTCTCTACCTCAACCGGGTCGACCCGGACTGCGGGACGACGTTCAGCTGGGTGACGCGCGCGATGGGGCCGTGGTTCGGGTGGCTCGGCGGCTGGGCGATCATGATGACCGGCGTGCTGATCGTCGGCTCGCTGGCCGACGTGGGCGTGCGGTTCGGGCTCTACGGCCTCGGCGAGCTGGTGCGCAGCGACGCGCTGGTCTCGGCCGGCGACGAGGCGTGGGTGCGGATGCCCCTCGCGGTGGTGCTGGTGCTCGCGATGACCTGGATCTGCGTGCTCGGCACCGACGTGTCGGCGCGGCTCCAGAACGTCCTCATCCTCGTGCAGGTCGTCTCCCTGCTGGTCTTCGCGGTGGTCGCGATCGTGCGCGCGGTCGGCGGCGACAGCCCGCTCGACGAGGTCACGCCCGCCGTCGGGTGGCTCGACCCGTTCGGTGCCGGCGGCGCCGCCCTCAGCTCCGGCCTCCTGCTGGGCGTCTTCGCCTACTGGGGCTGGGAGTCGGCGGTCAACCTGAGCGAGGAGACCACCGACGGCGACCGCACGCCCGGTCGCGCCGCCATGCTCTCGACGGTGATCCTGCTGGGGACCTACGTGTCGGTGGCGGTCGCCGTGGTGGCCTTCGCGGGGACCCAGTGGCTGGCCGACAACGCCGGTGAGGAGGAGGCGGTGTTCTACACCCTCGCCACCGAGGTGCTCGGCGGGTGGAGCTGGGTGCTGCTGCTGTCGGTGTCGACGGCCGCGATCGCCTCCACCCAGACGACGATCATCCCGGCCTCGCGCACCGGGCTGTCCATGGCCCGACGAGCCGCGATCCCCGCGCGCCTGGGCCACATCCACCCGCGCCACCGCACGCCCGACGTCAGTACGTGGACCGTCGCCGCCATCGCCATCGTCTGGTACGTCGGCATGTACCTCGTCAGCGAGAACGCGCTCTTCGACTCCCTCACCGCGCTCGCGCTGCTGATCGCCTTCTACTACGCGCTGACCGGTGTCGCGTGTGCCGTCTACTACCGCAAGCACCTCACTGAGAGCGTGCGCAGCCTGCTGCTGATCGGCGTCGGCCCGGTCGTCGGCGCGCTGATGCTCGCCTGGCTGCTGGTGCTGGCCGTCCGCGACCAGTCCGACCCCGCCAACTCCTACAGCGGCCAGGCGTGGTTCGGGGTCGGTCCGCCGCTGGTCATCGGCATCGCGATCTTCCTCGTCGGGGTGGTGTGCATGCTGGTGTGGCGGGCACAGGACCGGCGCTACTGGGCCGAGCGCCCGTCGCTGCCCGACCCCGACGTCGTGCACGGGCTGAAGTCCCCGCGCCCGGATCCCGACGGATTGGAGGGCTGAGACCGATGACGGTGCTGCTGGGCTACGACGAGTCGCCGGGGGCCGACGCGGCCCTCGAGGTGGCGATCCAGGTCGCCACCCGCTTCGGCGAGGACCTGGTCCTCGTCTACGGCGCTGCGCCACCGGGCCGGATGGGCGAGGAGGCGCGCACGCACCTCGAGGCGCTGCTGGAGATGGGGCGGTCGGCCACCGCCCACGCCCTCGAGCGGGCCCGCGCGAGCGGCGTCGAGACGAGCGTGCGGCTCGTGGACGCCAAGCCCGCGGAGGCACTCCTGCAGGTCGGCGCCGAGCTCGACGCCTCCGTGATCGTCGTCGGCACCGCTGGTGACAGCCCGTTCCGCGGTGCGCTCCTGGGCTCGACGCCCCACAAGCTCCTGCACCTCGCCGACCGCCCCGTGCTCTGCGTCCCCGTCCCCTGACTGCCGGGTCGCGGGGTCAGTCGGCGACGAAGGTGCCCTGGCCGGCGACGCCGGCCTCGCCGACCGGACGCGCCGTCCCGCCGGCGACCGTGACGGTGACGCCGCCGTCGGTCGACTGGACCCGGACCGGGGGCGACACCTCGAGCTCGCGGGTCTGGCCGACGGCCAGGCTGCCCTTGAACACGATCGTGCCGGCCGCGTCGCGGACGACCACGCGGGCACCCGACGAGGGGGCGGAGACCACGACCGCGACCGGCTTGGCGGCCGGCGCGCTCGCCGCGCCCTGCGGTCCGCCCGACCCGTTGAGGACCGGGGTGGCGCCGCGCAGCTCGGGCGGGGTGTCCATGACCAGGCGGGCGATCGACCAGGCCAGCACGAGGGCCATCACGACCGCGACCAGCACCGACCAGTTCGGACCGCCGCGGGTGCCGCGGATCGAGCCGTTGGCGCCGGTGGCGAGCTCGGCCTCGAAGACCCGGCGCGGGTTGATCGGGGCGTGGGCGTAGCGCTCGTCGTAGGAGGCCAGCAGCGGCGCGACGTCCACGCCGAGCACCCGGGCGAGCGTGCGGAGGTGGCCGCGCGCGTAGAAGTCGCCGCCGCAGGGCTCGAAGTCGTCGACCTCGACGGCCTCGATGACGTGCGGGCGGATCCGGGTCCGCTCGGCGAGCTGGTCGACGGTGAGGCCGATCCGCGTACGCGCGGCGGCGAGCTCCGGGCCGATGACCGGGTCCTCGGCCGGCTCGACCTCGAAGTCGTCGAGCACGAGCGGCTCGACGGGCTCGCCGGGCCGGGCGATCGCCCGCACCCGGTCGCCCCACGACTGCGTCTCCTCGACCAGGCTGACCCGGCCGGCGCGGTGGTGCTCGCGCCCCTCGGGCTCGGTGTCGGTCTCGACCTCGACCTCGCGACGCACCTCCGAGCGGCGCGCGGCTCCCGTCTCGCGCAGCGCAGCGGGGGTCGGGCTTGCGACGACCGGCTCGGCGCCGCTCGCACGGTCCTCGTCGACCGCGCCGGGCTCGTCGGCGTCGAGGTCCTGCTCGGGCGCCTCGTCGGCGACGGGCTCCAGCACCACGACCTGGCTGGCGTCGCGGGCGACCCGGCCGAGCGCCTCGGTGAGGTCGCCGTCGGCACCGGTCACGCGCGTGGCCAGGCCCAGCGGCACGGCCAGCGGAGCGCCGTGCAGCAGGCGGGAGACGACGGTGTGCCGCTTGCCGGCCCCGGAGAGCTCGGACTCGATCAGCTCGAGGTTGTGGGGCACCACGACGAGCCGGCCGTCGCGCAGCGGGCCCCGACGCGGGAGGTGCTCCACGTGGTGCACCGCCGTCCACGGCAGCCCGCGCCACGTGCGGCCGAGCCGGATCCGGATGCCCTGCACGTCGGCGACGAGCAGCGGCGTGCGCGCGTCGACCAGCCCGACCAGCCAGTAGGCGCCGAGCAGGCCCATCACGACGACGAATGCCCAGTCCAGGGCCGAGCCGCTCTGCGTCGCCCGTGCCAGGTAGGCGATGGCCACCGCGGACGCGGTGAGGCCGACTCCCCCGGCGACCCCGGCACGACGGCGTACCTCGACGGCGTCCGGGGCGACGCCCAGCACCTCGCGGCCGTCCCCCGTCATCTCGTCGTGCTCACGGACGTGGTCCTCGTGCAGTGCCTCGGCGCCCATCAGGCTCCCCCTTCCAACGTGGCGATCACGGAGTCGATCTCGTCCGGCTTGACCAGGACGTCGCGTGCCTTGGAGCCCTCGCTGGGTCCGACGACCCCGCGGCTCTCCATGATGTCCATCAGGCGGCCGGCCTTGGCGAAGCCCACGCGCAGCTTGCGCTGGAGCATCGAGGTCGACCCGAACTGGGTGGAGACGACGAGCTCGATGGCCTGGACCACGAGCTCCATGTCGTCGCCGATGTCGTCGTCGAGGTCGCGCTTGGACTCCTTCGGCGCCGTCACGTCCTCGACGTAGGTGGGCTCGAGCTGGTCCTTGCAGTGCTTGACGACCTGGTGGATCTCGGCCTCGGTCACCCAGGAGCCCTGGACGCGCACCGGCTTCGAGGCGCCCATCGGCAGGAAGAGGCCGTCACCCTGGCCGACGAGCTTCTCGGCGCCCGGCTGGTCGAGGATGACGCGGCTGTCGCCGAGCGAGCTGGTGGCGAACGCCAGCCGGGACGGCACGTTGGCCTTGATCAGGCCGGTGACGACGTCGACCGACGGGCGCTGCGTGGCGAGCACGAGGTGGATGCCGGCGGCGCGGGCGAGCTGGGTGATCCGGACGACCGAGTCCTCGACGTCGCGCGGGGCGACCATCATCAGGTCGGCGAGCTCGTCGACGATGACCAGGAGGTACGGGTAGGGCGACAGGGTGCGCTCGCTGCCCGGGGGCACCTCGACCTTGCCGGCACGCACCGCCTTGTTGAAGTCGTCGATGTGGCGGAACCCGAAGTTGGCCAGGTCGTCGTAGCGCATGTCCATCTCGCGCACGACCCACGCCAGCGCCTCGGCGGCCTTCTTGGGGTTGGTGATGATCGGGGTGATCAGGTGCGGGACGCCCTCGTAGGCGTTCAGCTCGACCCGCTTGGGGTCGACCATGATCATCCGCACCTCGTCCGGGGTGGCCCGCATGAGGATCGAGGTGATCAGCGAGTTGATGAAGCTCGACTTTCCGGATCCCGTGGCACCGGCCACCAGCAGGTGGGGCATCTTGGCCATGTTGGCCACCACGAAGCCGCCCTCGACGTCCTTGCCGAGGCCGGCGACCATCGGGTGGTGGTCCGAGCGGGCGGTGTTGGAGCGGAGCACGTCGCCGAGGGAGACGATCTCCTTGTCGGTGTTGGGGATCTCGATGCCGATCGCGGACTTGCCCGGGATCGGGCTGAGGATCCGCACGTCCGCGGAGGCCACCGCGTAGGCGATGTTCTTCGACAGCGCCGTGACCTTCTCGACCTTGACCGCCGGGCCGAGCTCGACCTCGTAGCGGGTGACCGTCGGGCCGCGGGTGTAGCCGGTGACGGTGGCGTCGATGCCGAACTCGTCCATCACCTGCATCAGCCGCTCGACGACGGCGTCGCTGGCCTTCGACCGTGCCTTGTGGACCGAACCCGGCTTGAGGGCGGAGTTCTCGGGCAGCGAGTAGGTGATGTCACCGGAGAGCGCGAGCTGCTCGACGCGCGCGGGCAGCGGCGTGTGCGGCGGGGGCTCGACCGGACCGGTGTCGTCCTTGCCCGCGCCGGCGTCGACCGCCGGGCTGACCTCGGTCGGGGCGTCGGCGAACAGGTCGATGCCGTAGTCCTCGACCGGCTCCTCGTCGGCCTTCTTGCGCTTGCGCTTCTTCAGCTCGCGGTCCGACAGGACCGGGCTGTCGTAGGCCGGGTCGCCCATCTCGGGGTCGACGTCGTCGTCGAGCATCGACCGGCGGCGGGTGCGCACCGGCGTGGTGGCCGCGTCCTCGGTGGGGAGGTCGTCGGGGTGGGTGCGGCCCAGGGCACGGTCGCGGAGCTCGGCGAGCCGCGCAGGCACCTGGTAGACCGGGGTGGCGGAGATGATCAGCACGCCGAAGGTCATCAGCAGCGCGAGCAGCGGCACCACGACGTAGGGCGTCTGCATCAGGTCGAGCAGCAGGCTCGAGGTGACGTAGCCGACCGCGCCGCCCGCGGACTGCAGGTTGGTCGCGTCGCCGAGCACGGGCTGCGGGTTGCCGTTGGCGATGTGCACGATGCCGAGCAGGCCGAGGGCGAAGGCGGTCCACCCGATGACCTGGCGGCCCGCGGGTCCGTTGCGCTCCGGGTCGCGCAGGGTGCGCCAGCCGGCCCACACGAGGAACAGCGGCACCAGCCAGCCGACCTTGCCGACCGCGCCCGAGGTCACCGAGCGGGCGAGGTCCATCACGCCGCCGGGGAGCTGCCACCACACGGCGGCGCCCACCACGGTCGCGAGGCCCAGCAGGAACAGCCCCACGCCGTCGCGCCGGTGCTCGGGGTCGAGGTCGCGGGCGGACTGCCCGACCGAGCGGGCGACCGCGCCGACGCCGTGCGCCAGCCCGAGCCAGATCGCG
This genomic interval from Nocardioides palaemonis contains the following:
- the rimO gene encoding 30S ribosomal protein S12 methylthiotransferase RimO — translated: MNVAVVTLGCARNEVDSEELAGRLEAGGFLLVEDPEDADTVVVNTCGFVEAAKKDSVDTLLEAADLKASAGNGGRAQAVVAVGCLAERYGKDLAESLPEADAVLGFDDYPDIASKLRAIVGGETHHPHTPSDRRRLLPISPVDRDASAISVPGHEPVTADVSEIGAGAPATGPRAVRRRLDAGPMAPLKLASGCDRRCSFCAIPSFRGSFVSRRPSDVLQEGQWLATQGAKELFLVSENSTSYGKDLGDLRLLETLLPELAGIDGVERVRVSYLQPAETRPGLIEAIASTPGVVPYFDLSFQHASASVLRRMRRFGDPESFLGLLEQVRTLAPLAGVRANVIVGFPGETEDDLQTLCDFLVAARMDVTGVFGYSDEDGTEAAGFAEDLKLDEDEVRARTEHVSTLVEELNAQRAEERIGEEVRVLVESVSDGVVEGRADHQGPEVDGTTVVVGASGARVGDLLTATVTGTDGVDLVAHPTADGADR
- a CDS encoding APC family permease, producing MTDTQTGNGELRAGAIGFVDALVIGLASTSPAYSLAAIIGAVTALAGVHAPGILLASFVPMALIAAAFLYLNRVDPDCGTTFSWVTRAMGPWFGWLGGWAIMMTGVLIVGSLADVGVRFGLYGLGELVRSDALVSAGDEAWVRMPLAVVLVLAMTWICVLGTDVSARLQNVLILVQVVSLLVFAVVAIVRAVGGDSPLDEVTPAVGWLDPFGAGGAALSSGLLLGVFAYWGWESAVNLSEETTDGDRTPGRAAMLSTVILLGTYVSVAVAVVAFAGTQWLADNAGEEEAVFYTLATEVLGGWSWVLLLSVSTAAIASTQTTIIPASRTGLSMARRAAIPARLGHIHPRHRTPDVSTWTVAAIAIVWYVGMYLVSENALFDSLTALALLIAFYYALTGVACAVYYRKHLTESVRSLLLIGVGPVVGALMLAWLLVLAVRDQSDPANSYSGQAWFGVGPPLVIGIAIFLVGVVCMLVWRAQDRRYWAERPSLPDPDVVHGLKSPRPDPDGLEG
- a CDS encoding universal stress protein gives rise to the protein MTVLLGYDESPGADAALEVAIQVATRFGEDLVLVYGAAPPGRMGEEARTHLEALLEMGRSATAHALERARASGVETSVRLVDAKPAEALLQVGAELDASVIVVGTAGDSPFRGALLGSTPHKLLHLADRPVLCVPVP
- a CDS encoding helix-turn-helix domain-containing protein, producing the protein MGAEALHEDHVREHDEMTGDGREVLGVAPDAVEVRRRAGVAGGVGLTASAVAIAYLARATQSGSALDWAFVVVMGLLGAYWLVGLVDARTPLLVADVQGIRIRLGRTWRGLPWTAVHHVEHLPRRGPLRDGRLVVVPHNLELIESELSGAGKRHTVVSRLLHGAPLAVPLGLATRVTGADGDLTEALGRVARDASQVVVLEPVADEAPEQDLDADEPGAVDEDRASGAEPVVASPTPAALRETGAARRSEVRREVEVETDTEPEGREHHRAGRVSLVEETQSWGDRVRAIARPGEPVEPLVLDDFEVEPAEDPVIGPELAAARTRIGLTVDQLAERTRIRPHVIEAVEVDDFEPCGGDFYARGHLRTLARVLGVDVAPLLASYDERYAHAPINPRRVFEAELATGANGSIRGTRGGPNWSVLVAVVMALVLAWSIARLVMDTPPELRGATPVLNGSGGPQGAASAPAAKPVAVVVSAPSSGARVVVRDAAGTIVFKGSLAVGQTRELEVSPPVRVQSTDGGVTVTVAGGTARPVGEAGVAGQGTFVAD
- a CDS encoding FtsK/SpoIIIE family DNA translocase, with amino-acid sequence MATRTSSPPGSRSSSTSGTKRSTSGSSTRSRSTSTKRPAPRASAAKGRSGSSASKRRPAARPAPRAVRNGPGPVSRVFGALWHAVAAIWLGLAHGVGAVARSVGQSARDLDPEHRRDGVGLFLLGLATVVGAAVWWQLPGGVMDLARSVTSGAVGKVGWLVPLFLVWAGWRTLRDPERNGPAGRQVIGWTAFALGLLGIVHIANGNPQPVLGDATNLQSAGGAVGYVTSSLLLDLMQTPYVVVPLLALLMTFGVLIISATPVYQVPARLAELRDRALGRTHPDDLPTEDAATTPVRTRRRSMLDDDVDPEMGDPAYDSPVLSDRELKKRKRKKADEEPVEDYGIDLFADAPTEVSPAVDAGAGKDDTGPVEPPPHTPLPARVEQLALSGDITYSLPENSALKPGSVHKARSKASDAVVERLMQVMDEFGIDATVTGYTRGPTVTRYEVELGPAVKVEKVTALSKNIAYAVASADVRILSPIPGKSAIGIEIPNTDKEIVSLGDVLRSNTARSDHHPMVAGLGKDVEGGFVVANMAKMPHLLVAGATGSGKSSFINSLITSILMRATPDEVRMIMVDPKRVELNAYEGVPHLITPIITNPKKAAEALAWVVREMDMRYDDLANFGFRHIDDFNKAVRAGKVEVPPGSERTLSPYPYLLVIVDELADLMMVAPRDVEDSVVRITQLARAAGIHLVLATQRPSVDVVTGLIKANVPSRLAFATSSLGDSRVILDQPGAEKLVGQGDGLFLPMGASKPVRVQGSWVTEAEIHQVVKHCKDQLEPTYVEDVTAPKESKRDLDDDIGDDMELVVQAIELVVSTQFGSTSMLQRKLRVGFAKAGRLMDIMESRGVVGPSEGSKARDVLVKPDEIDSVIATLEGGA